In Notamacropus eugenii isolate mMacEug1 chromosome 1, mMacEug1.pri_v2, whole genome shotgun sequence, one genomic interval encodes:
- the LOC140517553 gene encoding ferritin heavy chain-like, with amino-acid sequence MTTSSPSQVRQNYHQDSEASINRQINLELYASYIYLSMSYYFDRDDVALKNFAKYFLHQSHEEREHAEKLMKLQNQCGSRIFLQDVKKPDRDDWESGLNAMECALHLEKNVSQWLLELHKLATDKNDPHLCDFIETQYLDEQVKSIKQLGDHVTNLRKMGAPDSGMAEYLFDKHTLGDSDNES; translated from the coding sequence ATGACCACCTCGTCCCCTTCTCAGGTGCGGCAGAACTACCACCAGGACTCGGAGGCCTCTATCAACCGCCAGATCAACCTGGAGCTCTATGCCTCCTACATCTACCTGTCCATGTCTTACTACTTTGACCGAGATGACGTAGCGCTGAAGAACTTCGCCAAGTACTTCCTCCACCAGTCCCACGAGGAGAGGGAGCACGCTGAGAAGCTGATGAAGCTCCAGAACCAGTGCGGCAGCCGCATATTCCTGCAGGACGTCAAGAAACCCGACCGAGATGACTGGGAGAGTGGGCTGAATGCAATGGAGTGCGCTCTGCACCTGGAAAAAAACGTCAGTCAGTGGTTACTGGAACTGCACAAGCTGGCAACTGACAAGAATGACCCCCATTTATGTGATTTCATCGAAACCCAATACCTAGACGAACAGGTAAAGTCCATCAAACAACTGGGTGATCACGTAACCAACCTGCGCAAAATGGGGGCCCCCGATTCTGGCATGGCGGAATATCTTTTTGACAAGCACACCCTTGGAGACAGTGACAACGAGAGCTAA